The genomic window ttaattaataaatgctgttcttagtTTACCTATCAAAACTGAACCTTTCTATAAAGTGTTACtggaaaagaaaacacaaacaacaaacaGTTGTATAATAGTGGAAGATCAAAACTCATTCTTGTCTCTACCCTTAAAATCAAAGCATCCCGTGATGCCCATGCTTGCAGATGTTGGTCACTGAGCAGTTATAGTCCCCATAGTACTAATATACCATCGCATTTGAAGGCAGTGACAGATGGGAAGACACAGCTGTTATTCACCAAGGCCAGAGGGTTAAACCCAGAATCTTTCCATCTCAGACCCAAACATGTCAGATCTCATATCCTTATGCTTATGTGGATCATTCTGTCGTAGCACTGCTGCATTCCTGATAATGGAAATATTTATTTCTCAAGGCGAATGATATTTTTAAAGGctttttattttagatgaaaGCTTAGATTTAAAAGTTCAGCTTTAGCTCATAGTATCTTTTGCAATAATATTCTGAGAACATTTCATTGTATTCAAGGTCGAAGCAGTGTGGATGTATCTCTGTAGGGACTGCATTCCTTTTAGCCCTGAGCTCCAGGAATATATAATAGTGGCCTTTGTTAACAGACAGAGATCATATCATGATTTTAAAAGTCGGAGTGTGCGGTGTCTGATTATCTTCTGTGAAATATAATTTCCACAAACAAGCAGCCCCTCTCAAAGATAAGCACTAGCGTGAGTAGAACTGATATAAGCAGCATGGCACGTAAATTAACATTGATATGAATAGTTCCTGTGATTATGCAGCTGATCATCATTTTCATCCTAAAATGTTGTGCGTCACGAATCGCCATGGAGACTGTCAGCAAAGCCTCAGTGAGAACGTCCATCTCTTGTGATCAGAATTGTTGAGCTAACCCTACAGTTGAAGAAATAAGAAAGGTCTTATCAGTGCCGGATATAAGCTACAGCTCGAGCAAATGTGAGCATCTGCAGAATATCTTGTCTAGTAGTTCCCCCAAGCTAACACTATCCAGACACAGGCACATTTGGCTTGCTTCGCATGATGACTAACTGGCTTTGCGTGCAACCCTGCAACATCTCTTTTCTACCACTAGGGTTTATATGCGGCATACTTGGGAGAGTTCATAAACCTATTCTAACACTGTGTTGTAGAATAACTCCTGCTGAAGCTATATTCCTGTCCAAAACAGTGCATTATTTATGACTTTTAATGGTCAGACATTAGCCTGAGGTTTCAGCAGATGCTAGGCCTGCACTAGAGCACTTGTTTGCCTTTAGTGTGAAAGAGACTTTAGGGGAAACAATTAACTTTAACATAATCATAAACGCACTGTATGTTACTGTACATGGATAGTTTTGCTGTTTACTGCACTCATTCTTTGTTAAATGGAAGCTAATGAAACAAAAGTCGAGCACATTCTCAGAAATAGCTTATTTCCATTTTGAAAAATAAGATGGATGTAAGTCTTTGCAGGCAAgatgtttttgttcatattttggttaaagaagtttattaagttattataataAATAGGTTATTAAAGTGAAAAAGTGATCTGACGTGTGACCAAGTGGTGTCCCATACTAGGAATTTGTGCTCACAATCCCAAAGTTCACCAAATTATTAGCTGAAATGAATTAACTTTTAGCTCCTTTCATCTGTTTTTCGGGTGTATTGACATATGTGCAAAAATGTTAAGGACAGAATATTAATTCTGACAACTGAGACGGTTATGGAAGTTATGGTGTGTTGTGAAAGTGTATTTCCTGTCCATAAGTTGATTATCATCATTACACACTTACTTTATCTGTCACCTCCCTATCCAGCATGGTTATGTGCGCATGTGCATAAGcctcaatttgtattttttttagttttttcatatGAACACTCTTGAGTTCTGGGACAGTAGATTTCCTGGCCTTTTTACGGTCACCAGGGGTTCCTTTTTCTCCAAAAGAGCCTTGTGTCAGAGCCAGCGGGGGCGCAGGATGCTGGGAGGGGTGCGCCTGAGCGCCTGCTTTTGTTCCCCGCCGCTGATTGATGCCGGCGGCCTTTACCATGCTCAGAAAGAGCAGCGTGAGGCTAACCGGACCTCCACGGTGCGGAAGACACAGTGAGAGGGGAAAGCAACAGCGACATTTACAGAGGACACTAGCACAAGCTAAAAATTCCCATTTAGTGACAGATTCAACAGCTGAGTCCtgataaaatttgaatattaacTATTATATTCACACATCTAGTCTATGATGAGTGTGTATCCATCGAAGCTGATACTGTCTGCCCTGATGGCAGAACACCTTGTCTTTTATAACTGATCCGAGGTCAGATTCCCTCCTCATAATGGAAATATACACACTAAAGACAAGTTTAAATCTTAAGTCATCTTAGAAGACCACATTCTACCCTAACCGTATGTGAAGGAAAAGATCCAATCTGCTTTTTATTAAACCCACAAGGCTATATGGAGGAGCTTTatcttgaattgatttttttgATGCACTCAGTGATTGTTATGTTAAAATACAATACTGACCGGCTCCTGCTGAACATGCTGAGATGTATTCATCGAATCCTCCTCATTTTAACAGTCTGCAGTGAAAACTCATGAATCATGCCCGTGGTTTTACACAGAGCCTTTTTCTATTGCCTATATTCTCCACGATCTTTGTGTAATAACATAACCTGGGCCACTTTCAAAGAAAATCTGCTTTGTGAAAAGACGTCGAATCACATTTGGCCAAAGGCAATTATTAGTTAGGGGTAAAAACAAACCTCTAAATCCTTCTCCTTAGACTGGTGGATTATTGGACTTTGATTTGTAGTGTACTTTGTCTCTGATGTACAGACCCTGGGCAATGTTCTGCTCCAGAAGCTTTGGGATGTCCCCCACACTGGCACCAGCAAAGGACTCCCAATTTTCCAAGCCTCCTTGTGACCACTATGCTATACCGTACATGCTGCCAACATAATGTGCAGGTTTGTTGTACAGCCCCCAAAAAATACCTTCCTTATTTGAAGATGATATGATCAGGCTCATATTTGCACTCTAGATATGAACACAAAGCAAGTATAGAAAAGTCTCATTTGAATAATGACAACATCCTCTTCAACATAGGCATTTACAGGTGCAGGTGGCTCGTGCAGCCATAAAGCGATTTTGTAAACACACCAAAAGTGGTTGTCATGGTGATGACGGGAAGTCTTCGCCATCCTTCTGATTCTCTTCTGTGAGTCAGACGGAGTTCGCCGTTAAAATTGCCCTCATTAAGCGCGGCGATTGTCTAAACATATTCAAAGCCTTATAACTGACAACACTAGGATTCCTGATTCAGCCACTCACCCGCGTTGGTTATTAGACAAACAGAATGAAGGTAGGAACCGGAGAATTCAGCAGGACATTCGATTATATTGATCTTGGCTTGTCGCTATGGAGTTGGTTTACATAGAGGCAAAGGCTCTCTGTGGTTTATGACAAAGGCTCCTGGGGAGATATGTCTGAATGCTGGAAAATCCTCTCGACCATTCATAACTGTGCACTCAGGTCCTTCTCTAAATAAACAGTGCGTGCAAATATTGAATATACGGGGACATATATATTTGTCTTGGTCAATAGCAGGATAAAAGGCAATAAAGTGTAAGCATCCTCTCCACATTTGCTGCAGCACTGCATGGCATTTGTCTTCCAGGTTTTCCAAATCTGCGCAAGACCATTAATGTGTGCTGTCATTCATTTAAATGTCTAAATGATCTATTCATGTAATATGAAGCTAACGATGTTATATTCTAACAACATTTCCTTCCCCCAGTTCATTATGGAAATATTTTCTCATAACACAAGGCCTTCTGTCAGTGTTCCCTCTGCAGCAACGGGACTGGaacaaaacacaatctaacagctGTAAAATTTGTAAGAGAGGACAGTAAAGCACTTGGGAttaatgaaataatgaatgaaCTAAACTTAGGGTATGTTTACAcagcaacattctaaaaacagAAACGTTTTCCTTTGCGGTTTTGAAAAGCTCCACGAATACCGACGGCATCATCAAAATGATTCCTGTTTACACGGATCTGTGAATATTACTGAAACATGGTATTATGCATGCCAGTCACTTTGTAAACAAACACTACGCACCTGCATATACCTATAGACTGAACACATAATATGCATGCGCATGAAATGAAACCTGTATTCAAAAGTCTGTCTAAACATCACACAGGAGTTTTTTCCAAAAACGTCTTCATAATCCATCTTTAGTGTGTTTAATTTTGGCTGACTGaaagaataaatgaatgcatatgTCTAAAGGAAATCAAAAGTGCAAACAGAGTGTCTTCCAGTTAAGGAATGTAATGACCAGGACCATCTGCTGTCTCCTCCATAGTGTATGTCTCCGGTCTGGCAGAGTATTCCACTGAATTATTACAAGCCGTAAGAAAGATCCACAGATACTGTTATTTAAAACACTGGAAAtgagttttaaaatatatcatttatcTTTTCTTTGTCTTCTGAAAAGGGAAGGTGTACTTTAGGGTAACATGCATGTTGAAAACACCTTTTGCGTATAACAGGAAACTTTTGTTATAACTGAAAGGCACAGTGTAATGCTTTTCCGAGATTCCTAACCTATTATGCACATCCTTGTATTTCCAGAGTGTAATGAAAAACTTCAGCATGGTACTCTTTTCTTGACCACATAAATCTAGACTTACCAAATTATATTGCAACTCTGGCCTTTAGTGTGACCATGATAGCAAAGCAGGCTGTTTTTACTTTTGTGTTTATAAGTATGGTAAGATCTATTTTCAAACAAGTTAAAGCAGAGGGAAGGATTTATGTGTGTTTTGAGGAACAGATGTAATGCCATGATGGTTTGTCACTTGTGTGGGTGGAATGCAAAAAGAAGGAACCACAAGTGTGACAAAGGTATATCTGCAGAAATTCTTATGTCATTGCTACTGTAGTGCATTACCTACACTGTCATGCATGGCAGGTAAAATTTTGAAAGGCAGTGTGATAATATTGCAGTATGAACAATTGTGTTGATTGCAAAGTGCTTTGTACACTGATCTAATCAGTAGGTTAATAATGTGAAACAACGGATGAAATAGGCCTATTTTTTAATTACTCCAGAATATTATCTTACACAACTCTCACAATGCAATTCACattcaaaattaacactgaaatCAATGTGCTTCATTTTGTTTGTATATACCGCTTTACCAGCTAACAAAACCATGTTCTATGAACATTTTTGCTACTTTAACAGTCCCATTAagttataaaaatgttgtttctgaatgttctctgaatgttcaaaacaagtttttaaaatatttcacaattttcttGGCTATGCAAATGTTAAAACATAGAGgggagattttttatttttttcattttacaaacattttgaacatctgATTTTTcatgaatgttaaaaaaacaagcagtACGTATTaacgaaaaaaaacaaacaaaaaaactttttgagaGGATTTTTTAAAAACCGGATATTATCtgctttctctcttcctcttgaTACAACTTCCTCTAGAGAGAGAATTTGTTCCTGTCTCTGTGACACTGACACTCTCCAGGTGGCCCAGCATCGTCAGTCATTTACTGGCCATAACACCTCACagttataaaataaaagcatgtttatGTGTACTATGATTTTCAAACCACTGATATTTGCATATTTTGGTTATATCTGTGTAACGATGAAGAGGAAGTGTCTAATGCCCTttagatggtgtgtgtgtgtgtatgtgtaatcaCAGGACTGCTGGCAGACACAGGCCTAGTTCCTGTTCTCTGTCTCCTTGTAGTCCATCTGTTTCCTCAGGCCCGACAGAGTTTCTTCTCCACTCACATTCACATCTCCTTTTGCTTCTGAGCCTCCGCCCACCAAATCTTGTACCATCAACAAAGGGGTTCAGTTTGTGCACACCACAGTCTTTAACATTGTTATTTCACACGGTCTGGGACAGGATATCAACTGTGATCTAGGTTTGCAGTAGCCACAGTTTTACAATAACTACGCATAGCTTGTTTGGCATGTAAATTTCATGTGCAACATTTAGTTAGAAATCTGTAGTATTCAGAGTCTCCATCCAAATTTGTCTTTCATGATAAGTTTATTGTGTGTGAAGCTGACAGACATCATGgctaagaataataaaaaaaagatacatagtagtgcaaatacaaaaaaacacaaatttaatgTGACTGTTCAGTGAAAATCAGAGGGAAGGGAAGTATATATTTACTCATTGTGGAACAGGTTGCTATTTTACTACTGGAATGACATTTTACTTTACTGTTGTGATATAGCTTCTTAATGTACTGTactctcagtaaaaaaaaaagaagaaagtaaataaataatgattaaaaaaacgtAATCTCATATGAGGAAACTTTTAAGTGCAGGAATTGAATGAACTTTTAATATCACAAAATGTACAGAATGTAAGTGTTATAAAGTTTGACTTAAAAAGGTCGTATCATTGAGAGAGTGCTTCCTACAGTCAAAACCTGAATACTGAAAACTGCTATCAGTGGTTGTTTGAATTTTGGGAACAGACTTTGGAGATcagatattatttaattattactctctctctctcacacacacacacacacacacacgcacacacacacaatatgcacAAAACGTCTGCCCAGCGATTGTGAAGGAAAAAAACGACACATTCTTGGTGCGCAACAAATGGAAAGATgagtgtccaaaaaaaaaaaaaaaaacgtgttagaATAAACGTTCCCAAAAGTGAGTGCTCTTCACTCCCTGCAAAAGACGTACTCGGTGTAACTCGTCCAGATTTTGTCCTCGTTGGGGTCGTTACTCGCGTACGCGCAGGTGCCCGTGGAACTACACGCGACCATGTGGAAGCCCACCTCCGCCAGCCTATCAAAGGCTTGCTCCAGGAAATTATACTTGAGGTAATACCGAGAAGTGTATCTCTCTGGGAGTCTGTCGGGGTCTCTGCTCTCGTTCAGCGTCTCCCCGAAAACTTCTTTGGCGAGCGATGTTTTCCCGCACACGGTGATTCTCGCCACCCGTCGAAATTTGGCGTCTTGTTGGATGTCTCGTCCTATGGTATAGGAGCCCCTGTACCCGATGGTTATGTAGCCGGATTTCCTCGCGTCCAGGGACGGAGAGCGAGGACCGGTGCTGGAGATACTCATGCAGGCGAGCGCAGCCTCCTCCGGGTCGCTCTGGCACACCTCCTCGCTGATGGAGTTCTCCTTACTGACCGACGGTCTCAGGCGCTTTGCCAGCTCTTGAAGTTGGAAATATTCTGCCTCCTTAAGAAGGCTCGCCTTCTCTTTGAAGTAGTCGGGCAAAACCAGAGTCTGGTCCCGCAAGTAATCCAAAATATATCTGAACAGAAAGCCATCCCTGTCCAAAAAGTAGCGTCCTTTGCTGTCGGTGGTAAGTTCCGCGGGTTTTTTCTGACTGAACATGGTCCAAAGTAAAGTATTGGGCACGGAGAGTAAAGTTGAGTGGCGAGTAACGTAAACTTGCCCCCCGACATTCAGCTCAATAATTTCGGGGAATTGCTGGGAAGCGTCCGCGCGACTCTTGTCCATCTCTGCACAGCTGCGCGAGACCTCCGGTGCAATCACGGGACTGAAGAAGAGAGGAATATTTCAGCTTTGTTTATGTGGGCTAAACACAGTTACGTAGGAGGAGGAATCTGACGGCTGTATTAACTCTTTACTAccaccagaggtgggtagtaacgagttacatttacttcgttacatttacttgagtaatttttcggggtaacgaatacttttcggagtatatttaaagatgggtactttatactcttacttgagtacattttttgggaaaaatctgtacttttacttcgttactgtgggcgacgcccctctcgttactttatcttaatgcaataaatgcttcagtttattccaaacgcgccgtctacttttctctggacaatgagcgatgcccattcgcgaatgattcattcttttgagtcaactctgttcaaaggcttgatcaaaccaattggcaaacgagtgaattggttcatgaatcagtttgattgagtcgttcagttccatgctgcacacgctgagctctgaagcggttcactcaaaattgtaacgtttaagaatattagcagcgttgaaaacggggctatggaactgcactgaattgaaagcaaatctacaaaggctattatttgcttgcgatggagatccttattagatgaacgcgtgtgctgtctactgtttaacaggtaataacttgggctacattcgattacagtacacgataccactgtgatattagtttgttgtacgtgtgtggcttataacaggttgaatgcagcttccaaaagacaaagaatagccgattaagattttattaattttaatacaatcacaccagtgcgagtac from Carassius auratus strain Wakin chromosome 1, ASM336829v1, whole genome shotgun sequence includes these protein-coding regions:
- the LOC113110115 gene encoding BTB/POZ domain-containing protein KCTD12-like, with the protein product MDKSRADASQQFPEIIELNVGGQVYVTRHSTLLSVPNTLLWTMFSQKKPAELTTDSKGRYFLDRDGFLFRYILDYLRDQTLVLPDYFKEKASLLKEAEYFQLQELAKRLRPSVSKENSISEEVCQSDPEEAALACMSISSTGPRSPSLDARKSGYITIGYRGSYTIGRDIQQDAKFRRVARITVCGKTSLAKEVFGETLNESRDPDRLPERYTSRYYLKYNFLEQAFDRLAEVGFHMVACSSTGTCAYASNDPNEDKIWTSYTEYVFCRE